aaaataaattagtggaATGTCttatatgataaatgttttttttttaaatttattaatagtaccctaatacaatatgattttgcaattttgaaatttttaatatcatctttataatttagaatttagaatcattataaattaatattaacatattgcttaataataatattttgaaaaaatcaacaattattaatcattatagttaattaattaaataagaagtattaatatacaataattctaagtattacttaataatacaattaaagtaCATAgccttttgtataaaataacaataatacaattaattaaaggtAAATACaaagtaatacaaatttgCTACCACTAAaatttacatacaataataggATGAATATCgatagttttaacattttattttggatttacctcaaaaattaattttataaaaaataaaatgatatgtaatacatatttctaatttattgctatatcgttgttacaaaaattgtatactaaaacACACTAAGTTATTGCATCAAATAGTTTTAACAACACTTAGGTGATACTATTTCAGCTGTAGGACAAGCAGCGTTACCATTAATTGGTCtagataatttaactaaatttgtatgtgatatttttaactcgGAGGGTCTTTCTGTTGAAGCCCAAACTTCAACAGCTAAAGTAAATGCAGTCTCTATATTCATATCTGTTTTAGAACTAGTTTCAACATAAGGAGCACTCAGATATTCTGAACACCATTTGTCTGCTTCATCTTTAGAAACTACTCGGTCTTGTAGGTCTACCTAAAAACAGATAtgaaatagattatattatttttattattaaaaacaacagttttgtttaattaacctTTGTAGCAACAACAATAAACGGAAAATTCCCATCAGTTGTCCTGGAATATTGTAAGAATTCTTTTTTCCACGAATCTATAGTTTTAAAGCTTTGGTCATCATCAACAGCAAACGTTAGCAAACAAATGTCAGTTCCTCTATAAAAAGGTGTTCGTAATGTACGAAATCTTTCTTGTCCAGCAGTATCCCAGatctgaatatattaaaaattaaaaatatataaaaaagttttaacaacAAATTTCTTTTAACTATACCTGCAACGTATATACGATTCCATTGACATCGAGGTCCTTTTGAAGAAATTCTACGCCTAATGTATGAAGCGTATGGTCACTAAAACTGTTACTTACAAATCTGTTCATTAGACATGATTTTCCAACATTACTATTTCCCAAAATGACTACTTTCAGTATTGGGTTTTGTTTAACCAAAATAGCTTTCTCTTTCATaccgatataaaatataactatggtATTATATGacactaaataaatgtatcatggttgtagttaattataatgaatttaataatttaatagctataaaaaCAAACCATTGAAATACTTCCGAAATTCCGAATACTCAAGGGTTCAGTGGTCTTCAGTTCAACTGTACAAATCTACAAAGCACTACAAGCactacaaacatttaaaagaataaaaaataaattatcacaatatttattatttacaaataaccaTGAAAATTTGAGATCCTCTAATAATCATGTAAAAAAAcagatataacatatataaataaatatatatatatataatactattatactcaatatatatatgtaaataataaaacacgagtgataagaaaattatcaattatcaatgtaaaaattacactttatgtattattattatttatacaatagatTGGGTTGCAAATgttgcaatatttttgttatgaacCAAGCAATACTcactattttcattatataaatataaaatgcactGTTAAGtcttataaattgtgtatatgttgtatttttatttttgggctTCTgctcattttcaattttgtatttgtatacataaaataaaataataatataattaaattttcgtttatatacgtaaatactactatattagtataaaataaaaataatccaatactataataacacaaaaatttctgttctttttcttaataacataattttgtatagtttgaatcaataaatattggtaaaaGGGTAGATATATcagtgtacattataataaaagttcaataaaattgttttttataatttataaattagaaactAAAGAGACACATTCACTCTTTATGTCATTTACATAGgtgctaattaaaaaaaatagattaactttttttaaactgagttaagttaatatttttttacatattaacttttaacttaccTATCGATCTTGTATCCTCTTAACTtacttaatttgaattaattattttcattaacttgCCCAcctttgacaatattataacaaatatttctcttaattttaattcaatattaaacaatatttttacaaaaagggTGCAGCTGTGCagggcaagtgggtatcgctgTGCTGTATATAGTATAGAGGTAGAGAGtataggtcactataatgaattaatgaatgtgtaaatgtgttaaatttgaatgcattgCCAGGTATCATTCTGAACGAAGATAATTCTTCAgtctaggatatattatattattacctatattttgtaCCTCAAATTTCATacacttataaaatgttttttatattgacgctggaatttttttttacaattatatgaaGGAAAACTCATGGAGAACCttgtattggattttttttatttatttgaactttaaatgcttttaaacattttttttactacgataagtaagtacaactaataataaaccttgtattaaattttaaaaatttttggaatgccaaattttttttatcggcatatcaaaaaaaaaaaacataaatacatttatcactccgttcaaaatcttaaaaaaacagatttagtcttaaaaaatttaaaaaatggttaaatacataaatatattaatgatacattttcttttttgattatgataatgtttatacaaacattttgttattaaacgtTGGCAATACTTCAAACtgaatcagaaaaaaaatctctTATCAATTTTCTGACAACTGCCACACTCCGGGTCTTAGAAGATCTTCTAAGcacgattaaaaatatcttaaatcgtgCTTCTAAGACCGTGCTCCGGAACCACGTACTAAGATTAGTTCGTGTCCGGAACCAAGTCATCAAGGTGGATTGAAaagttaattgaaaattttactaCAGACAGTCACACCACCAGGAGCGCTATATGACCTACTGAAGTAAGGTTTAACCTTGCTACGGAGGCCGATAAATGAATACTTTAGTAGGTATATCAAAAAAGCcatagaaaattgaatatatacattatgatttaaggaataaaattcaaaattgtatattgtataatgacatatgttctaaattatttttatgcaagtatttaaatactttatttttttcaaatacagttatttgataataataaatgtatattaaatttcatatttttatatacgttcatttttaatgacgtaaaaaaaagtttgccATAAACATTCTCCAAGACTCGAGGAATTTAATGGAATAACTTTTACCTCAATCGGTCAAGTTGTTCAAAAGTTTCAAGTAGAAAAATTCGATATAGAATAGTTACTTATTTACTCATCGAAAGTCTGAGTTCGATAGATATGGGTCCCGGTCTCTCGGATTATCTCTTGTATATTGTACGATGTACGTATTACTTCTTGAACGCTATTGAAAGTTGAACTCATTCTTCCTTGGAAGTCTtgagtttaaatatttcaagtagGATGCAAATATCCAAAGAAGTGACTACATTAtgcatcataaataattagtggTTTACCCTTCAGTTTCttcacttttttttcaaaaaatcttactccctataaagtatataatttactacaatGCTACATTTCAGTAATGTTTGTACCTTTGAAAATATATCTGAACATTTTCTTTAATCTCTCAAAACTAGTAAGTGTGGTCAACCCCTCCAAACGTATAGTTGAAAATGTGCTAATTTAATTGCATACACATAACTCCTTAATTTGGTtaattgtatcaaaatacgTCTGTGCACTCGCTCGGTGCTATTCTAGATTTGGAATTACTGGTCAGCTAATTTatgagtaataaatttattttgtctcTCAAAGACTAGATTCGCAAtactttttaagattttttaaatagactgaatataaaaaaaaattaacacctaataagtaataagtacctTATACTTGCCAAAttccttgtttatttaataataataataatttataggtaacgTTAAATATAAGGtgccttaaatattatacataacttaTTACCATTTTCAATTAGTCATAGTTACTGAATTTTTCGAAAGTAGTATTCAGATTATGTTTACggatatatttgatttttatttctaatatattatataatatatttatattctatttttcacCCAAGAAATCAACCCAAATTATTCtagtaatatatacttttaagttcCACGGTAGcataataatgtgatataattaCAGAAAGTATTTAGTCAAGTACAAATCTAATTCGCATTTGTGAAACATATATGTctttgaacataaaatatatttaatcggttaaaataaaatatgcttacgttattgtactttttaaaacCTTACGTGGTGAAATACCTAGACGAATTAAAACGTAAGCATcttataattcttataaactattaactgTATGTGAACAGGTGTCGACCAATAGTATACACAGAAAAAATTACGCAATGAACGCGCGCGCGTATTTTGGTACACAATACAAACAGTagctatgataattttttctgTCACAgcattctatttaaataaataaaattgcataatattaaccaTCCTTTCCAGACAAAAAGATTGAACAAGACGTACCGGCGTCTATAAACGAAACGCTTAAAGAGCCGGCAAAGACACCATCTCACCCAGAGGACACTTACAGCTGTACACCTCCGTCTGAACCGACACCGTTGGTAAGTATGGAGGGGAACGTACCAGCAACTACAAGCGAAATGCCTAGTAAGCCGCCGGTACAAGTACCCAAGTCACCAGAGGTACCATGCGAATCGGCGGTTAAGGTAAGGACGGAGGCGCAGCGTGCGCGCATTcagaaaaaattgttgaaacttaaagaaaaaattaaagccAGGAAACAGTTGGAAGTAATAGAACAATATGACCCGGAGACCGCTGACTCCACCCAGTCTTATGACGAACGTTTTAAATAGActgaataagaaaaaaaattgtcacctttaacttttatatcattatcaatatttgtgAATTAATTTCATTCACAAAGTTTTCAAATAAGAAGGATAGCTATAATTatcttaacattaaaatagattaattagCTGCTTAttgtttagatttatttaatgtatctgagcaatataaaaaaaaatccaatccAGATATATTTATCTTCAAAGGAATTACTTCAATTACCAATTAATCTTTTAACTTATTTGATcggttattatgtttaataaattaataaccaactaataaatacatgttataaatattttaaaatttctcgatttaaaaacaaatataggcTTTAccgaatacatattataatatattaaatctggATGTCaggtattatacaatttggtACCGAATTAACAAACGATTATGTTTgttattctatttttgtacacagtaacaaataaatttattatatgaaaactattttaattatcgttaaatctaatattattcattgtctACCTTGAATTTTCGAGATTGCagcgtataaatattaaccatgTAAGTGATGtggacattattattactgttgttaTCATTAAGATGAGTTGTCATTTAAGCTTAATAATCTGATATAACAATGTTCATTCACTTATTACGAGTAAATACTCTTTATATCGTTCGTTAAATTGTTatcaacttcaaaatattcttttaaagtgTTCATCGAACGATATATAATTCAC
This sequence is a window from Rhopalosiphum maidis isolate BTI-1 chromosome 1, ASM367621v3, whole genome shotgun sequence. Protein-coding genes within it:
- the LOC113548984 gene encoding ras-related protein Rab-9A-like, which codes for MKEKAILVKQNPILKVVILGNSNVGKSCLMNRFVSNSFSDHTLHTLGVEFLQKDLDVNGIVYTLQIWDTAGQERFRTLRTPFYRGTDICLLTFAVDDDQSFKTIDSWKKEFLQYSRTTDGNFPFIVVATKVDLQDRVVSKDEADKWCSEYLSAPYVETSSKTDMNIETAFTLAVEVWASTERPSELKISHTNLVKLSRPINGNAACPTAEIVSPKCC